One window from the genome of Methanobrevibacter oralis encodes:
- the ribB gene encoding 3,4-dihydroxy-2-butanone-4-phosphate synthase, producing the protein MNHETDLEKGFEALRNGEFILVFDDDDREGEVDMIIASEFVTPKSIATMRDYAGGLICNCLHSDYCDAIKLPFMTEIMQAACEKYPDLEKLTPNDIPYDERSSFSIWVNHRKSFTGITDIDRATTISEMAKMMKEERFEDFGKTFRSPGHVCLLRGADGLVKNRRGHTEIGLAMCEMAGITPVCVVCEMMDSKTGKATSIEDACKYAEKNNLVLLKGEDIINAYLNI; encoded by the coding sequence AAGGTTTTGAAGCTTTAAGAAATGGTGAATTTATATTAGTTTTTGATGATGATGATAGAGAAGGAGAAGTAGATATGATTATCGCTTCTGAATTTGTAACTCCTAAATCAATAGCTACTATGAGAGATTATGCAGGTGGTTTAATCTGTAATTGTCTGCATTCTGATTATTGTGATGCTATTAAATTACCATTTATGACAGAAATTATGCAAGCAGCTTGTGAAAAATATCCTGATTTAGAAAAATTAACACCTAATGATATTCCTTATGATGAGAGATCATCATTTTCAATTTGGGTAAATCATAGAAAGTCATTTACAGGAATAACAGACATTGATAGAGCAACAACTATTAGTGAAATGGCAAAGATGATGAAAGAAGAAAGATTTGAGGATTTTGGTAAAACTTTTAGGTCTCCTGGTCATGTTTGTCTTTTAAGAGGAGCTGATGGTTTAGTTAAAAATAGAAGAGGTCATACAGAAATTGGTCTTGCAATGTGTGAAATGGCAGGTATAACTCCAGTTTGTGTTGTTTGTGAAATGATGGATTCTAAAACAGGTAAAGCTACATCTATTGAAGATGCATGTAAATATGCTGAGAAAAACAATTTAGTTTTACTTAAAGGCGAAGATATTATAAATGCATATTTAAATATCTAA
- a CDS encoding AAA family ATPase yields MTKIGITYINGAVPGFEDFGNLPTDIVKENGLVNGNKASNELDALIIPGGTLIESNDINMDLNKEIKKMANDGKAIIGICAGFQLLSNQINIGRKSEVPIIKKGLEIIDVNFSPLITSDRIKAKVFDNSFITKNQIEDVDGFHTHTYGKIEGYAKPLFYSKVQRMNYGDTNEKGDYNIFSGACNDDGNVIGTMIHNILDENPILLENLINYMDIKNIDKIYNKNLKVKKYLQKEIGINTNIKIKKTTPNKKPKYLMIGSNGSDSGKTFIMTGLAGAIRKKGYKVALLKVGPDVRDIIPGLYLTKGKMENFSSIKIGHLGWKNIKSTIDMLNKSDYDIVLIEGVMSVFTGILNEKVPFSAAEIAMSSKIPMILVTGVNKGGIESAAIDLVSHANMLETFGVPVKAIILNKVYNDNIFDNVVPYIKNNTNVDNILKLPKLKTGGRGFIPEVEIRYDLFTKYALELVENNLNINDIINMACEIEFNKIFTFEEIKNKMI; encoded by the coding sequence ATGACAAAAATTGGAATCACCTACATAAATGGAGCTGTTCCCGGATTTGAAGACTTTGGAAATTTACCAACAGACATTGTTAAAGAAAATGGGCTTGTTAATGGGAACAAAGCAAGTAATGAGCTTGATGCTTTAATAATTCCAGGTGGTACTCTTATTGAATCTAATGATATTAACATGGATTTAAATAAAGAGATTAAAAAAATGGCTAATGATGGAAAAGCTATTATTGGAATTTGTGCAGGTTTTCAACTTTTATCTAATCAAATAAATATTGGTAGAAAATCGGAAGTGCCTATTATAAAAAAAGGTCTTGAAATAATAGATGTTAATTTTTCACCATTAATTACAAGTGATAGGATTAAAGCCAAAGTTTTTGATAATTCATTTATAACAAAAAATCAAATTGAAGATGTTGATGGTTTCCATACACACACCTATGGTAAAATTGAAGGATATGCAAAACCTTTGTTTTATTCGAAGGTTCAAAGAATGAATTATGGAGATACCAATGAAAAAGGTGATTATAATATCTTCTCAGGTGCATGTAATGATGATGGAAATGTAATTGGTACAATGATTCATAACATATTAGATGAAAACCCAATTCTTTTAGAAAATTTAATAAATTATATGGACATTAAAAATATTGATAAAATCTACAATAAAAATCTAAAAGTAAAAAAATATCTCCAAAAAGAAATTGGAATAAACACGAATATAAAAATAAAAAAAACCACACCAAACAAAAAACCTAAATATTTAATGATTGGAAGTAACGGATCTGATAGCGGAAAAACATTTATAATGACTGGACTTGCTGGAGCTATTAGAAAAAAAGGTTATAAAGTAGCTTTATTAAAAGTAGGACCAGATGTTCGAGATATAATTCCAGGATTATACTTAACAAAAGGAAAAATGGAAAATTTTTCTTCGATAAAAATTGGACACTTAGGCTGGAAAAATATCAAATCTACAATAGATATGCTAAATAAATCAGATTATGATATTGTATTAATAGAAGGAGTTATGAGTGTATTTACAGGTATTTTAAATGAAAAAGTACCTTTTTCAGCTGCTGAAATTGCAATGTCATCAAAAATCCCAATGATATTAGTTACTGGAGTTAATAAAGGAGGAATTGAATCTGCAGCTATTGACTTAGTTTCACATGCAAATATGCTTGAAACATTTGGAGTTCCAGTAAAAGCAATAATATTAAACAAGGTATATAATGATAATATATTTGACAATGTAGTTCCATATATTAAAAATAATACAAATGTAGACAATATATTGAAACTTCCAAAATTAAAAACAGGTGGAAGAGGATTTATTCCTGAAGTTGAAATAAGATATGATTTATTTACTAAATATGCACTTGAATTAGTGGAAAATAATTTAAATATCAATGATATAATAAATATGGCTTGTGAGATTGAATTTAATAAAATATTTACATTTGAAGAAATTAAAAATAAGATGATATAA